The following coding sequences lie in one Treponema sp. OMZ 790 genomic window:
- a CDS encoding 3-dehydroquinate synthase family protein, producing MDSFSFTTVQGKTEVFYCDALFLPCVDSHGGMYIADSNTAPIAKSAKNFRSDLPLVIIEAGEENKNFTSLLLILKTALDAGLSRNSVFIGVGGGLVCDLAAFAASVYMRGAKCTLVPTSLLAMSDAAIGGKTAINFDGYKNMVGTFFKADEIYISTGVLKTLSKKEYLSGLAEIFKMGLLYSKDIYRAFALQKEKILKRDDALCLELVKKAIEAKAMVVSRDFDEKNERAFLNLGHSFGHALESVLNFSKISHGEAVAWGISKAMLIGRRLGLTDPAYADEVCSLIRSYSRMNQSVLPDADSIIEAMKKDKKNINGKIRLILQKNICETFAYEVSEKDIREVL from the coding sequence ATGGATAGTTTTAGTTTTACAACAGTTCAAGGAAAAACCGAAGTTTTTTATTGTGATGCTCTATTTTTGCCGTGTGTAGATTCGCATGGCGGAATGTATATTGCCGATTCCAATACTGCTCCTATTGCAAAGAGCGCAAAGAATTTCCGCTCCGATTTACCCTTGGTTATTATTGAAGCCGGAGAAGAAAATAAGAATTTCACTTCGCTTCTTCTCATATTGAAAACAGCCCTTGATGCGGGCTTAAGCCGAAATTCGGTTTTTATCGGTGTCGGCGGCGGACTCGTCTGCGATTTGGCTGCCTTTGCGGCTTCAGTTTATATGAGAGGCGCAAAATGTACTCTCGTTCCGACCAGCCTTTTGGCTATGTCGGATGCCGCAATAGGGGGAAAGACCGCAATAAACTTTGACGGCTATAAAAACATGGTCGGGACTTTTTTTAAAGCTGATGAAATTTACATAAGTACCGGGGTTTTAAAAACCTTGAGCAAAAAAGAATATCTTTCAGGTTTGGCCGAAATATTTAAAATGGGGCTTTTGTATTCTAAAGATATTTATCGAGCTTTCGCTTTGCAAAAAGAAAAAATATTAAAAAGAGATGATGCTCTTTGTTTAGAGCTTGTAAAAAAAGCCATCGAAGCTAAGGCCATGGTTGTCAGCCGCGACTTTGACGAAAAAAATGAAAGAGCTTTTTTAAACCTAGGCCACAGTTTTGGGCATGCTTTGGAATCGGTTTTAAACTTTTCAAAAATTTCGCATGGGGAAGCTGTTGCTTGGGGCATTTCAAAGGCAATGCTTATAGGCCGGCGATTGGGCTTGACTGATCCGGCTTATGCAGACGAAGTTTGTTCTCTTATAAGGTCTTACAGCCGAATGAATCAATCGGTTTTGCCTGATGCAGATTCAATAATTGAAGCAATGAAAAAAGATAAAAAAAACATAAACGGTAAAATCCGCTTAATTTTACAAAAAAATATTTGCGAAACCTTTGCTTACGAAGTTTCCGAAAAAGATATCAGGGAGGTGTTATGA
- a CDS encoding 5'-methylthioadenosine/adenosylhomocysteine nucleosidase yields MKIGIFGAEEQEVKLLKKHLVGEIRKIAGLSFFTGKIMEKDVVLVCSGIGKVNAALCCQILISEFKVDAVINTGAAGGLLTDLNVFDIVVSSEAVQHDVDAVAFGYPLGQVPMTKSPFWPADKKLKNLAVKAFKAMQKEHDDEHIKNLKLIEGRIASGDVFVSDEKIRAKIIKEFNPACVEMEGAAAAQVCKINKIPFLILRSISDTAGKDDAAKISYDVFSAQAAKDSSLLVLQMLKML; encoded by the coding sequence ATGAAAATAGGAATTTTTGGAGCGGAAGAACAGGAAGTTAAACTTTTAAAAAAGCATTTAGTAGGAGAAATCCGTAAAATTGCCGGTCTTAGTTTTTTTACAGGCAAGATTATGGAAAAAGATGTTGTTCTTGTTTGCAGCGGAATAGGCAAGGTTAATGCCGCTCTTTGCTGTCAGATTCTTATTTCGGAGTTTAAGGTTGATGCCGTAATAAACACCGGAGCGGCCGGCGGTCTTTTAACCGATTTAAACGTTTTTGATATTGTTGTATCGTCAGAGGCTGTTCAGCATGACGTGGATGCTGTTGCTTTCGGCTATCCGCTCGGGCAGGTTCCTATGACAAAATCTCCTTTTTGGCCTGCCGATAAAAAGCTTAAAAATCTTGCCGTAAAGGCATTTAAGGCCATGCAAAAAGAACATGATGACGAGCACATAAAAAACTTAAAACTTATTGAAGGCCGCATCGCTTCGGGGGATGTTTTTGTTTCCGATGAAAAAATCAGGGCAAAGATTATCAAAGAATTTAACCCTGCCTGTGTTGAAATGGAAGGAGCCGCCGCAGCCCAAGTTTGTAAAATAAATAAAATTCCGTTTTTAATTTTGAGAAGCATTTCCGATACAGCCGGAAAAGATGATGCGGCTAAAATTTCTTATGATGTTTTTTCGGCACAGGCAGCAAAGGATTCTTCACTTTTGGTATTGCAAATGCTGAAAATGCTGTAA
- a CDS encoding ATP-binding protein gives MEFDFSRKIPIGVQSFEVMRNDKFLYVDKTHFLFKLAHSNRVYFLSRPRRFGKSLFLSTLRSYFLGQKEMFKGLYLEKAEEKRAEIEKTEAWIEYPVLYMDFNIGKYEDPRSLNSHLNLVLSQFEEIYGAHKQEEEPAQRFAGIIKRAYEKTGRQAVILVDEYDKPLLQTMGLNEALNEEYRNTLKAFYSVIKTCDQYIRFAFLTGVTKFSKVSIFSDLNNLQDISMLNNYAEICGLTQSEIENTFKPEIERLANNTKNSYDKMLEELKKRYDGYKFSVLGESVYNPFSILNTLNSGELKNYWFATGTPTFLVNYLKDAYYNVPALDGNVELDESGIELYRADAKNPLPILFQSGYLTIKEYIEDANIYRLGFPNDEVRYGFLKNLLPAYCSLGLDETGVSVWEFVEDVKAGNVDSFMERIQAIISGVPYDNLPKDKLKLREQNYQTAVYLIFKLMGQFVETEIHCAKGRVDCIVHTKDSIYIFEFKLMSAGTAEDAIAQIKEKGYADQFTAARKKIILIGSSFDEEERTIGEWKTEEL, from the coding sequence ATGGAATTTGATTTTTCACGAAAGATACCGATAGGGGTTCAGAGTTTTGAGGTAATGCGTAACGATAAATTTCTCTATGTCGATAAAACTCACTTTTTATTCAAACTTGCGCATTCAAACCGGGTATACTTTTTAAGCCGTCCGCGCCGTTTCGGTAAAAGCCTCTTTCTTTCTACATTACGGTCTTACTTTTTAGGACAAAAAGAGATGTTTAAGGGTTTATACCTCGAAAAAGCCGAAGAAAAGAGGGCTGAAATCGAAAAAACAGAGGCTTGGATTGAGTATCCGGTTCTTTATATGGATTTTAACATTGGTAAGTACGAGGATCCCCGGTCTTTAAACAGTCATCTCAATCTTGTTTTAAGTCAGTTTGAAGAAATATATGGAGCACATAAACAAGAAGAAGAACCTGCGCAACGCTTTGCAGGTATAATAAAGCGGGCTTATGAAAAGACCGGCCGTCAAGCAGTTATCTTGGTAGACGAGTACGACAAGCCTCTATTACAAACTATGGGATTAAACGAAGCCTTGAACGAAGAGTACCGCAACACCCTCAAAGCCTTTTATTCGGTAATAAAAACCTGCGACCAATATATCCGCTTTGCTTTTTTGACGGGTGTAACAAAGTTCAGTAAGGTGAGCATCTTCAGCGATTTAAACAATTTACAGGATATAAGTATGCTGAATAATTATGCGGAAATATGCGGATTAACTCAAAGCGAAATAGAGAATACTTTTAAACCCGAAATAGAGCGATTGGCGAATAACACCAAAAACTCTTATGATAAAATGCTTGAAGAATTAAAAAAGCGTTATGACGGTTATAAGTTCAGTGTTTTAGGAGAATCGGTTTATAATCCTTTCAGCATACTAAACACTCTTAATTCAGGCGAATTAAAAAACTATTGGTTTGCAACCGGCACTCCTACATTTTTGGTGAATTACCTAAAAGATGCTTATTACAATGTGCCCGCTTTGGACGGGAATGTTGAGCTTGATGAGTCCGGTATAGAGCTATATAGGGCAGATGCAAAAAATCCCCTGCCCATACTTTTTCAATCTGGATATTTAACGATAAAAGAATATATCGAAGATGCGAATATATACCGTTTAGGCTTTCCCAATGATGAGGTGCGTTACGGCTTTTTAAAAAATCTTTTACCTGCATACTGCTCTCTTGGGCTTGACGAAACAGGTGTGTCGGTATGGGAATTTGTAGAGGATGTAAAAGCGGGGAATGTAGACAGCTTTATGGAAAGAATTCAGGCGATAATATCGGGCGTTCCTTACGATAATTTGCCTAAAGACAAGCTAAAATTAAGAGAACAAAACTACCAGACGGCTGTCTACTTAATCTTTAAACTCATGGGGCAATTTGTAGAAACAGAGATACACTGTGCAAAGGGCCGAGTTGATTGTATAGTGCATACAAAGGATTCAATCTATATCTTTGAGTTTAAACTGATGAGTGCGGGTACGGCGGAAGATGCAATAGCGCAGATAAAAGAAAAAGGCTATGCCGATCAATTTACAGCTGCCCGCAAAAAAATAATCCTGATAGGTTCAAGTTTTGATGAAGAAGAAAGAACTATCGGCGAATGGAAAACGGAAGAATTATAA
- a CDS encoding cysteine desulfurase family protein codes for MIYLDWAATALPQEVIITEALKKSFEYFANPSAKHFMGKEARKILEEARAELAEILNISSQHIIFTSGGTEGDNIPMLSLLSLPSACSIAVSNIEHSAVREQAHVMKARGYKILQIPADKNGFISADAVLKTIDSETAFVSVMAVNNETGAIQPISEIGKALEEYSKGKRKIHFHTDAVQAIGKIPFELSKLPVHSASFSGHKIGAPRGIGFLYLAKNIEAFIRGGGQEGGIRPGTENLAGILALSGCLKKYHENLGDYLFHAKELMDFLIEELAGIEGLSFIPEVRPQQKDKFSLWILQFAVKELTGEVLVRCLSEKGICISTGSACSSKKQTRPVLEAMKVEPKMQLNSVRVSIGPATQKEELEIFVKSLKEILNEFR; via the coding sequence ATGATTTATTTGGATTGGGCCGCGACAGCTCTCCCTCAAGAGGTCATAATTACTGAGGCCTTAAAAAAATCTTTTGAATACTTTGCAAACCCTTCTGCAAAACATTTTATGGGTAAAGAAGCTCGAAAAATTCTTGAGGAAGCCCGTGCAGAACTTGCAGAGATTTTAAACATATCTTCTCAGCATATAATTTTTACGTCCGGAGGAACCGAAGGCGATAACATTCCGATGCTTTCTCTTTTATCTTTACCTTCTGCATGTTCGATTGCGGTAAGCAATATAGAGCATTCTGCAGTCCGGGAGCAGGCTCATGTAATGAAGGCCAGAGGTTATAAGATTTTGCAAATTCCGGCCGATAAAAACGGTTTTATAAGTGCCGATGCGGTTTTAAAAACCATAGATTCAGAGACGGCCTTTGTTTCGGTTATGGCCGTAAACAATGAAACCGGAGCAATCCAACCCATATCCGAAATAGGCAAGGCCCTTGAAGAGTATTCTAAGGGAAAAAGAAAAATTCACTTTCATACCGATGCGGTGCAGGCTATAGGTAAGATTCCGTTTGAGCTTTCAAAACTGCCCGTTCATTCCGCATCGTTTAGCGGGCATAAAATAGGCGCGCCCAGAGGAATCGGTTTTTTGTATCTTGCAAAAAATATTGAAGCCTTTATCCGCGGGGGCGGGCAAGAAGGAGGTATTAGACCCGGAACTGAAAACCTTGCAGGTATTTTAGCCCTTTCCGGCTGTCTTAAAAAATATCATGAAAACTTAGGTGATTATCTTTTTCATGCAAAAGAATTAATGGATTTTTTAATTGAAGAACTGGCCGGCATTGAGGGTTTAAGTTTTATTCCGGAAGTTCGTCCTCAGCAAAAAGATAAGTTTTCGCTGTGGATTTTACAGTTTGCGGTTAAAGAATTGACGGGTGAAGTGCTTGTGCGTTGTTTGTCCGAAAAAGGAATTTGCATTTCGACAGGTTCTGCCTGCTCTTCAAAAAAACAGACTCGCCCGGTTTTGGAAGCGATGAAAGTGGAACCTAAAATGCAGTTAAATTCAGTCAGAGTTTCGATAGGCCCTGCAACACAAAAGGAAGAACTTGAAATCTTTGTTAAAAGTTTAAAAGAAATTTTAAACGAATTCCGCTAA
- a CDS encoding S9 family peptidase, producing the protein MKTIKLDDFKNYAFLSNVKFSEDGKYAAYVCAHADLTENDYNKALFLLDMETKKTKQLTGEDVNSFYGFDGDRLLFSARRTKKEKEEKEKTFVYSIPVSGGEALLAYTFPHPVLKMEFADKKTAVVLHSWKDDPFKKLPKEKAEEAKKDEADYETFEEIPFWSNGGGFTSRKRNRLFVYNLSNMKGTALTDEFTQVDGFDFNKKTQEILFTKSTYTDKMPIYNELMLMPLKTKKAKLLNAGQDFMYADAKFFADKILYTGADGKKYGVNQDADIYLIPKTGTGAKMISPKNYDKSLWNSVGSDSRYGGGANSHVKDGKYYFITTEDDSSFVNVIDEKGELKQVITEKGSVDCFAVNEEKILFIGFRKQELQEVYLFDGEKENCLTKHNAYASKLQKIVPEEFEFTNDGVKLHGFVLKPLNYKAGKKYPGILTIHGGPKTVYGSIFYHEMQFLAQSGYFVFYTNPRGADGMGRGFADIRGKYGTIDYSDLMKLTDEVLKKYKDIDKDRVGVMGGSYGGFMTNWIIGHTNRFAAACSQRSISNWISKFGITDIGYYFNSDQNGDVTPWKGVEKMWDHSPLKYADKCKTPTLFIQSDEDYRCFEACAFQMFTALKYHGCEAKLVLFHGENHDLSRTGKPKHRIRRLTEIFNWFEKHLKK; encoded by the coding sequence ATGAAAACAATAAAGTTGGACGATTTTAAAAATTACGCTTTTTTAAGCAATGTTAAATTTTCGGAAGACGGAAAATATGCGGCCTATGTGTGTGCCCATGCCGACTTGACCGAAAACGATTATAACAAGGCCCTTTTTCTTTTGGACATGGAAACAAAAAAGACCAAACAGTTGACGGGCGAGGACGTAAATTCTTTTTACGGCTTTGACGGAGACAGGCTTCTTTTTTCTGCAAGAAGAACAAAAAAGGAAAAGGAAGAAAAAGAGAAAACCTTTGTTTATTCTATTCCAGTGTCGGGCGGTGAAGCCTTGCTTGCCTACACCTTTCCCCATCCCGTTTTAAAAATGGAATTTGCCGATAAAAAGACGGCTGTCGTTTTACACTCATGGAAGGATGACCCGTTTAAAAAGCTGCCTAAAGAAAAGGCCGAAGAAGCAAAAAAAGACGAGGCTGATTATGAGACCTTTGAAGAGATTCCTTTTTGGAGCAACGGAGGCGGTTTTACCTCACGCAAGAGGAACAGGCTCTTTGTTTACAATCTTTCAAACATGAAGGGTACGGCCCTCACAGATGAGTTTACTCAGGTTGACGGCTTTGACTTCAATAAAAAGACCCAAGAGATTTTATTTACAAAGTCTACTTATACAGATAAGATGCCCATCTATAACGAGCTCATGCTCATGCCCTTAAAAACCAAAAAAGCAAAGCTCTTAAATGCCGGTCAAGATTTTATGTATGCCGATGCCAAATTCTTCGCAGATAAAATTCTTTATACGGGTGCCGACGGCAAAAAATACGGCGTAAATCAAGATGCCGATATTTATCTTATCCCCAAAACCGGAACCGGAGCCAAGATGATTTCGCCCAAGAATTACGACAAGAGCTTATGGAATTCCGTAGGTTCAGATTCAAGGTACGGGGGCGGAGCTAACTCCCATGTCAAGGACGGAAAATATTATTTTATTACAACCGAGGATGATTCTTCTTTTGTAAATGTCATTGACGAAAAAGGAGAATTAAAACAAGTTATTACAGAAAAGGGCTCGGTAGATTGCTTTGCCGTTAATGAAGAAAAAATTCTTTTTATCGGGTTTAGAAAGCAGGAATTGCAGGAAGTTTATCTTTTTGACGGCGAAAAAGAAAACTGTCTTACAAAGCACAATGCTTACGCTTCAAAACTTCAAAAGATTGTTCCCGAAGAATTCGAGTTTACAAATGACGGCGTTAAACTCCACGGCTTTGTTTTAAAACCCTTAAACTACAAGGCCGGAAAAAAATATCCCGGTATTTTGACCATCCACGGTGGGCCTAAGACTGTTTACGGTTCAATCTTTTATCACGAGATGCAGTTTTTAGCCCAATCAGGCTACTTTGTGTTTTATACAAACCCTCGCGGTGCCGACGGAATGGGCCGGGGCTTTGCCGACATTCGGGGCAAGTACGGTACAATCGATTACTCCGACTTAATGAAATTAACCGATGAAGTTCTAAAAAAATACAAGGACATCGACAAGGATAGGGTAGGCGTTATGGGCGGCTCCTACGGCGGCTTTATGACTAACTGGATTATCGGCCACACAAACCGCTTTGCTGCAGCCTGCTCCCAGCGTTCTATTTCTAACTGGATTTCCAAATTCGGAATAACCGATATCGGTTATTATTTTAACTCGGATCAAAACGGAGATGTTACGCCTTGGAAGGGGGTAGAAAAAATGTGGGATCACAGTCCCCTCAAGTATGCCGATAAGTGCAAGACTCCGACTCTTTTTATTCAATCGGATGAGGACTACCGCTGTTTTGAGGCCTGCGCCTTCCAAATGTTTACGGCCCTCAAATATCACGGCTGCGAAGCTAAGCTTGTTTTGTTCCACGGGGAAAATCATGACCTCTCCCGAACAGGAAAGCCCAAGCACCGAATCCGCCGTTTAACCGAGATCTTCAACTGGTTTGAAAAACATCTTAAAAAGTAG
- the glgX gene encoding glycogen debranching protein GlgX codes for MMNMNDLSFFQGRTTPLGAQLNPDGVNFSIFSGNAKEIVLHLFETLEDSEPAISYRLDPQINRTGDIWHVFVAGLKNWAFYLYTADGDFLPSAGHLFDTNNYLLDPYARLISAHSIFNSEQTFNQISGKAAGGKNQHKPTAKGFPKCVVVDEREFDWQGDRPLNIPLQKCVIYEAHVKGFSFLNDKISPTKRGKYSGLVELIPYLKDLGITSLELLPVFEFDENENMNVNPKTGLRLKNYWGYSTIAFFAPKALYAEDPGNAVNEFKFMVREFHKAGIEIILDVVFNHTAEGNENGPVFSFKGFDNSIYYHLEDNKLYYKNFSGCGNSIKASETPVIKFILDCLRYWVTEMHVDGFRFDLAPVLARNKTGNIDFNSFMIQAIADDPALHSTKIIAEAWDAAGAYMVGKFPGRWAEWNDLFRNSVRQFWLQPNPDIKHLASRVTGSSDLYFQSGRRPYQSINFVCCHDGFTLWDLLSYSEKHNEENGENNRDGSNENLSYNHGIEGRASNEVELMRMRSAKNILTTLILSAGTPMINMGDEVFRTQNGNNNTYCQDNEMSWFDWELVEENKDFFEFTKKLVNLRKRHFSFLRKHFFTGVPKNNGTPNDITWFDYQAKTPDWTKPSNFLAFLIDGNKINLESDEDDNDFYVMANSYNNDMTVRLPPPSSGGKIWHRLIDTSYTSGKDFLDEEAAEQIMNQQVYVVLARTVVVLISK; via the coding sequence ATGATGAATATGAACGATTTATCTTTTTTTCAAGGAAGAACAACTCCTCTTGGGGCACAGCTGAACCCCGATGGTGTAAATTTTAGTATTTTTTCCGGAAATGCAAAAGAAATAGTTCTTCATTTATTTGAAACATTGGAAGATTCCGAACCTGCAATTTCCTATAGGCTTGATCCTCAAATAAATAGGACAGGGGATATTTGGCATGTTTTTGTTGCCGGGCTGAAAAATTGGGCCTTTTATCTGTATACGGCAGACGGGGATTTTTTACCCTCAGCCGGCCATTTATTCGATACAAATAATTACTTGCTCGATCCTTATGCGCGGCTTATAAGTGCTCATTCCATATTCAATTCGGAGCAGACTTTTAATCAAATAAGCGGTAAGGCTGCAGGCGGTAAAAATCAACATAAGCCGACGGCAAAAGGCTTTCCTAAATGTGTTGTTGTAGATGAAAGGGAATTCGATTGGCAGGGGGATAGGCCCTTAAACATTCCGCTTCAAAAATGTGTAATATATGAAGCTCATGTAAAAGGTTTTTCTTTTTTGAATGATAAGATAAGCCCTACAAAGCGCGGTAAATATTCGGGGCTCGTGGAGCTGATTCCGTATTTAAAGGATTTGGGAATTACCTCTCTTGAGCTCCTGCCGGTTTTTGAATTTGATGAAAACGAAAATATGAACGTGAACCCGAAAACAGGCCTCAGGTTAAAAAATTATTGGGGTTACAGTACCATTGCTTTTTTTGCCCCTAAGGCCCTCTATGCCGAAGATCCTGGCAATGCCGTAAACGAGTTTAAATTCATGGTGAGGGAGTTTCATAAGGCAGGTATCGAAATAATATTGGATGTGGTGTTTAATCATACCGCAGAGGGAAACGAAAACGGACCCGTTTTTTCTTTTAAAGGATTTGATAATTCCATTTACTATCATCTTGAAGATAATAAGCTTTATTATAAAAACTTTTCAGGCTGCGGTAATAGTATAAAGGCATCGGAAACTCCGGTCATAAAATTTATTCTGGATTGCTTACGTTATTGGGTAACCGAAATGCATGTGGACGGATTCCGTTTTGATTTGGCTCCTGTTTTGGCACGAAATAAAACCGGAAATATAGATTTCAATTCTTTTATGATACAGGCTATAGCGGATGATCCTGCGCTTCATTCTACAAAGATTATAGCTGAAGCTTGGGATGCCGCCGGCGCCTACATGGTTGGAAAATTCCCGGGACGCTGGGCAGAGTGGAACGATTTATTTAGGAATTCGGTCAGGCAGTTTTGGCTTCAGCCGAATCCCGACATAAAGCACTTAGCAAGCAGGGTAACCGGTTCATCGGATTTATATTTTCAGAGCGGAAGACGGCCTTATCAGTCAATAAATTTTGTTTGCTGCCATGACGGCTTTACCCTCTGGGACTTATTAAGCTACTCCGAAAAACATAATGAAGAAAACGGAGAAAATAACCGTGACGGTTCAAATGAAAATTTAAGCTATAATCACGGAATAGAGGGACGGGCTTCTAACGAGGTTGAGCTTATGAGGATGAGGTCTGCAAAAAATATTTTGACAACCCTTATTCTTTCGGCGGGCACACCTATGATTAACATGGGAGATGAGGTATTCCGTACACAAAACGGTAACAACAATACCTATTGCCAGGACAATGAAATGTCTTGGTTTGATTGGGAACTTGTTGAAGAAAATAAGGACTTTTTTGAATTCACAAAAAAACTTGTAAACTTGAGAAAAAGACATTTTTCTTTTTTAAGAAAACATTTTTTTACAGGTGTGCCTAAAAATAACGGAACCCCGAATGATATTACATGGTTTGATTATCAGGCTAAAACTCCGGACTGGACCAAGCCTTCTAATTTTTTAGCCTTTTTAATAGACGGAAATAAAATCAATTTGGAAAGTGATGAAGACGACAACGATTTTTATGTTATGGCCAATAGTTACAATAACGATATGACGGTAAGACTTCCTCCTCCTTCTTCAGGCGGAAAAATTTGGCACCGCCTGATAGACACCTCGTACACAAGCGGCAAAGATTTTTTGGATGAAGAAGCTGCCGAGCAAATTATGAACCAGCAAGTGTATGTTGTACTGGCCCGTACGGTTGTAGTTTTAATTTCAAAATAA
- a CDS encoding cyclic nucleotide-binding domain-containing protein produces MKKVPIISTIKTTVNGLKDAAANIENVDIAVLDKYENIVSFFKYEMPEIKIIDFADPNIDAESCVRIIKEDPWLLFGGIIAITETRHEKAKLEQIKEPNFLFVCTRKDFEKNTQQIIKILNQHQHFLFNRGMHQRPDEKETGHFVSDTDPFEIVFYANLIGTYLYNTDRVNEEERSSLQTAMMEFLLNAVEHGNCNISYEEKNKWLRSGKNMLDLIAEKQKQPEIKKKKVYITYSVLPEKTKITIKDEGNGFDWKSHLEADFEAGLHGMGIKLSQTLVKNIRYNNIGNEVSFEVPNQRNIANLTPAILKSQQLLTFKHMQIVCRENEDSSDLFYISSGRYAVYVNNKLMSVLTPADIFIGEMAFLMNDRRSATVVSIGEGSLIKIPKMNFMKLIEKYPHYGIFLSRLLANRLARQSKITAKLKEEQENLGKSETD; encoded by the coding sequence ATGAAAAAGGTACCTATAATAAGCACAATAAAAACTACAGTAAACGGCTTAAAAGATGCTGCAGCAAATATTGAAAACGTAGACATTGCAGTTCTTGACAAGTATGAAAACATTGTTTCATTCTTTAAATATGAAATGCCTGAAATTAAAATTATTGATTTCGCGGATCCCAATATCGACGCCGAATCTTGTGTCAGAATTATAAAAGAAGACCCATGGCTTTTGTTCGGAGGAATCATTGCAATTACCGAAACTCGCCATGAAAAAGCAAAACTTGAACAAATAAAAGAACCTAACTTTTTGTTTGTCTGTACAAGAAAAGATTTTGAAAAAAACACACAACAAATTATAAAGATTTTAAACCAACATCAACATTTTCTTTTTAATCGAGGAATGCATCAAAGACCTGATGAAAAAGAAACAGGGCACTTTGTAAGTGATACCGATCCGTTCGAAATAGTTTTTTATGCTAACCTAATCGGAACTTATCTTTACAACACCGACAGAGTTAATGAAGAGGAAAGATCTTCACTTCAAACGGCAATGATGGAGTTTTTACTTAATGCAGTAGAACACGGAAACTGCAACATCTCTTATGAAGAAAAAAACAAATGGCTGCGAAGCGGAAAAAACATGCTTGATTTAATTGCTGAAAAACAAAAACAGCCCGAAATCAAAAAGAAAAAAGTTTATATCACATATTCTGTACTGCCCGAAAAAACAAAGATAACCATTAAGGATGAAGGAAACGGCTTCGATTGGAAAAGTCATCTTGAAGCAGATTTTGAAGCCGGCCTGCACGGTATGGGCATCAAGCTTTCGCAGACTCTCGTAAAAAATATCAGATACAATAATATCGGAAATGAAGTTTCATTTGAAGTACCCAATCAAAGAAATATAGCCAACCTTACGCCGGCTATTTTAAAATCGCAGCAGCTTTTAACCTTTAAACATATGCAAATTGTCTGCCGCGAAAACGAAGATTCAAGCGATCTTTTTTACATAAGCTCGGGCCGGTATGCTGTATATGTAAACAATAAACTAATGTCTGTTCTGACTCCCGCAGATATTTTTATAGGCGAAATGGCTTTCTTGATGAATGACAGAAGATCCGCTACGGTCGTATCAATTGGAGAAGGATCTCTCATTAAAATTCCTAAGATGAATTTTATGAAATTGATCGAGAAATATCCTCATTACGGAATCTTCTTGTCCCGGCTTTTAGCAAACCGTCTGGCACGTCAATCAAAAATTACGGCAAAGCTAAAAGAAGAACAAGAAAACTTGGGCAAATCAGAAACCGATTAA